One genomic window of Salvia miltiorrhiza cultivar Shanhuang (shh) chromosome 4, IMPLAD_Smil_shh, whole genome shotgun sequence includes the following:
- the LOC131021012 gene encoding uncharacterized protein LOC131021012 isoform X2, with product MGIEKQGSKGGNYVGGFLQMFDWNAKSRKKLFPSKSEVPEESKQKKTCDGNLPTTRLAMLDLDEGAAGSSVRGSNDHSCASSVVDEDFCGTKAPGVVARLMGLDSLPKSSMTEPYSTPLFSSCSLRDAYYQTQNHEYRQDQVMHSSSLQGLYSRSETELNYPRVIHKPIEKFQTEILPPKSAKSIPITHHKLLSPIKSAHSIPPRDAAHIMEAAARIIESGPSQVSTKTKLPPVGSSSVPLRVRDLKEKAESAQKPSKIFEGSRRKGESSAVKNLRGNSLNKSWNRSVDATPIRVMPDSDDSSNGVNTKGKSISLALQAKANVQKRGGLTVNGSRNIVSQKDSCELSPNHPFKSQSATQKSTAKKQSVQNGSSVLQQNNQKQNCIVDRGKLSSKGSSKGGKTLGGESSSTRQRHSSKVSSNSRVNARKLSSEVKDDKREALSSCKERVTSKKRSVDGSYHSGKNQAVQDLQMDRSGKGIQSRDSTTDRQSSWDQDIGGTGTDVVSFTFTSPMARLGSDSVRPGEVGETCTILSAGFQSKSVSRISFRGHNVKGGDALNTLLEQKLKELADKVEFSQQKSVMDSNDMVPSLEASTSSSMPESCKAKDGMHTVNAVGLEETSTSDGNISRARKLLDRRHPSPVSVLEKSSFTDSCTSSETVDSNSSGGSKQLSSIQTMEVLDSYSLKTYLAVEPDAELADSASSTSIGTVPKRRVTVFTSADNANPRRWEFEYVKEMLSNIELMFNDYAVGRTQGIVSPHLFDKLSSNGGDILMIDQRLLFDCVSECLDVRCRHYAGGGCRSLAKGLSLVRRQEILAQEVYREISGWNANIGDSMIDELVDKDMSNQHGRWLDFDVEAFELGAQIQTRILNSLIDEVVTDILIL from the exons ATGGGGATTGAGAAACAAGGCTCCAAAGGTGGGAATTATGTTGGTGGTTTCCTGCAGATGTTTGATTGGAATGCTAAATCTCGAAAGAAGTTGTTTCCGAGCAAGTCAGAAGTACCTG AGGAATCCAAACAGAAGAAAACATGTGATGGAAATTTACCAACGACCCGTCTTGCCATG CTGGACTTGGACGAAGGCGCTGCTGGATCAAGTGTACGAGGAAGCAATGATCACAGCTGTGCTTCGTCAGTCGTTGATGAGGATTTTTGTGGGACGAAGGCGCCTGGAGTTGTTGCTAGGCTCATGGGGTTGGATTCCTTGCCAAAATCCAGCATGACTGAGCCTTACTCTACTCCACTTTTCAGTTCTTGCTCGCTTCGTGATGCTTATTACCAGACCCAAAACCACGAATACCGTCAGGATCAAGTGATGCACTCCAGCAGTTTGCAGGGATTATATAGCCGGAGTGAAACGGAGCTGAACTATCCGAGGGTGATACACAAGCCAATCGAGAAATTTCAAACTGAAATCTTGCCACCGAAGTCAGCTAAATCGATTCCAATCACCCACCATAAACTTCTATCTCCTATAAAGAGTGCTCATTCCATCCCACCTAGAGATGCTGCTCACATAATGGAAGCAGCAGCGAGGATTATTGAGTCGGGACCTTCTCAGGTGAGTACAAAGACGAAGCTGCCTCCAGTAGGATCCTCTTCAGTCCCTTTAAGAGTCCGGGATTTGAAAGAGAAGGCTGAATCAGCACAAAAGCCATCCAAGATTTTTGAAGGTTCTCGAAGAAAAGGCGAATCCAGTGCTGTCAAGAATCTTAGGGGAAACTCGTTGAACAAGAGCTGGAACAGATCAGTTGATGCAACCCCAATAAGGGTAATGCCTGATTCGGATGACTCGTCTAATGGTGTGAATACTAAAGGAAAGTCTATTTCACTCGCCCTACAAGCAAAGGCCAATGTTCAGAAGAGAGGGGGCTTAACAGTGAATGGCAGTAGGAACATCGTCAGCCAGAAAGACTCGTGTGAGCTCAGTCCCAATCATCCCTTCAAAAGCCAGTCGGCTACACAGAAGAGTACAGCAAAGAAACAATCTGTGCAAAACGGTTCAAGTGTGCTCCAACAGAACAATCAGAAGCAAAACTGCATTGTTGATCGAGGAAAGCTGTCTTCAAAAGGGAGCTCAAAAGGAGGAAAAACACTCGGTGGAGAATCTTCCTCCACTAGGCAACGGCATTCTAGCAAAGTCTCCAGCAACTCTAGAGTTAATGCGAGGAAGTTGAGCTCAGAGGTTAAAGATGACAAACGAGAAGCCTTGTCTTCTTGCAAAGAAAGAGTTACTAGCAAGAAACGGTCTGTAGATGGGAGTTACCACTCGGGGAAAAATCAAGCTGTTCAAGACTTGCAGATGGATAGAAGTGGGAAAGGCATTCAGTCTAGGGATAGTACTACAGATAGGCAGAGTAGTTGGGATCAAGATATTGGAGGGACTGGAACAGATGTCGTTTCTTTTACTTTCACGTCTCCAATGGCACGATTGGGATCTGATTCTGTGAGGCCCGGAGAGGTTGGGGAAACTTGTACTATATTGTCAGCAGGCTTTCAAAGTAAGAGTGTTTCGAGAATTTCTTTCCGTGGACATAATGTTAAGGGCGGTGATGCATTAAACACTCTTTTGGAGCAAAAACTAAAAGAATTGGCTGATAAGGTAGAATTCTCCCAACAAAAATCCGTAATGGATTCTAATGATATGGTGCCTAGTCTCGAGGCCTCAACGAGCTCAAGCATGCCAGAATCATGTAAAGCCAAAGATGGGATGCACACAGTTAATGCT GTGGGGCTAGAAGAAACCAGCACAAGCGATGGCAACATATCTCGAGCCAGAAAGTTACTTGACCGCCGGCATCCTAGTCCAGTTTCAGTTCTTGAAAAATCTTCTTTTACAGACAGTTGCACTTCGTCGGAGACTGTAGACAGTAATAGCAGTGGAG GCAGCAAGCAGTTGTCATCAATCCAAACTATGGAAGTGCTTGATTCTTATTCCTTGAAGACGTATCTTGCAGTCGAACCAGATGCTGAGTTAGCAGACTCGGCTTCATCAACTTCGATTGGAACTGTGCCAAAGAGGCGTGTAACTGTTTTCACCTCAGCTGACAACGCGAATCCTAGAAGGTGGGAATTCGAGTATGTGAAGGAGATGCTATCCAATATAGAGCTGATGTTCAATGACTATGCCGTAGGCAGAACTCAAGGCATTGTGAGCCCTCATCTTTTTGATAAGCTCTCGAGCAACGGTGGAGACATTCTTATGATAGACCAAAGACTCCTGTTTGACTGTGTTAGTGAATGCTTAGACGTGAGGTGCAGACACTATGCTGGCGGGGGATGCAGATCGTTGGCTAAGGGTCTATCGTTGGTTAGACGACAGGAGATACTCGCTCAAGAAGTATACAGAGAGATCTCGGGTTGGAATGCAAACATTGGAGACTCCATGATTGATGAACTTGTAGATAAGGACATGAGCAATCAACATGGCAGATGGCTCGACTTTGATGTCGAAGCATTTGAACTCGGGGCACAGATTCAGACCCGCATTCTTAATTCTTTGATAGATGAAGTGGTAACTGATATATTGATACTTTAA
- the LOC131021012 gene encoding uncharacterized protein LOC131021012 isoform X1: MLKSMGIEKQGSKGGNYVGGFLQMFDWNAKSRKKLFPSKSEVPEESKQKKTCDGNLPTTRLAMLDLDEGAAGSSVRGSNDHSCASSVVDEDFCGTKAPGVVARLMGLDSLPKSSMTEPYSTPLFSSCSLRDAYYQTQNHEYRQDQVMHSSSLQGLYSRSETELNYPRVIHKPIEKFQTEILPPKSAKSIPITHHKLLSPIKSAHSIPPRDAAHIMEAAARIIESGPSQVSTKTKLPPVGSSSVPLRVRDLKEKAESAQKPSKIFEGSRRKGESSAVKNLRGNSLNKSWNRSVDATPIRVMPDSDDSSNGVNTKGKSISLALQAKANVQKRGGLTVNGSRNIVSQKDSCELSPNHPFKSQSATQKSTAKKQSVQNGSSVLQQNNQKQNCIVDRGKLSSKGSSKGGKTLGGESSSTRQRHSSKVSSNSRVNARKLSSEVKDDKREALSSCKERVTSKKRSVDGSYHSGKNQAVQDLQMDRSGKGIQSRDSTTDRQSSWDQDIGGTGTDVVSFTFTSPMARLGSDSVRPGEVGETCTILSAGFQSKSVSRISFRGHNVKGGDALNTLLEQKLKELADKVEFSQQKSVMDSNDMVPSLEASTSSSMPESCKAKDGMHTVNAVGLEETSTSDGNISRARKLLDRRHPSPVSVLEKSSFTDSCTSSETVDSNSSGGSKQLSSIQTMEVLDSYSLKTYLAVEPDAELADSASSTSIGTVPKRRVTVFTSADNANPRRWEFEYVKEMLSNIELMFNDYAVGRTQGIVSPHLFDKLSSNGGDILMIDQRLLFDCVSECLDVRCRHYAGGGCRSLAKGLSLVRRQEILAQEVYREISGWNANIGDSMIDELVDKDMSNQHGRWLDFDVEAFELGAQIQTRILNSLIDEVVTDILIL; this comes from the exons ATGCTGAAAAG TATGGGGATTGAGAAACAAGGCTCCAAAGGTGGGAATTATGTTGGTGGTTTCCTGCAGATGTTTGATTGGAATGCTAAATCTCGAAAGAAGTTGTTTCCGAGCAAGTCAGAAGTACCTG AGGAATCCAAACAGAAGAAAACATGTGATGGAAATTTACCAACGACCCGTCTTGCCATG CTGGACTTGGACGAAGGCGCTGCTGGATCAAGTGTACGAGGAAGCAATGATCACAGCTGTGCTTCGTCAGTCGTTGATGAGGATTTTTGTGGGACGAAGGCGCCTGGAGTTGTTGCTAGGCTCATGGGGTTGGATTCCTTGCCAAAATCCAGCATGACTGAGCCTTACTCTACTCCACTTTTCAGTTCTTGCTCGCTTCGTGATGCTTATTACCAGACCCAAAACCACGAATACCGTCAGGATCAAGTGATGCACTCCAGCAGTTTGCAGGGATTATATAGCCGGAGTGAAACGGAGCTGAACTATCCGAGGGTGATACACAAGCCAATCGAGAAATTTCAAACTGAAATCTTGCCACCGAAGTCAGCTAAATCGATTCCAATCACCCACCATAAACTTCTATCTCCTATAAAGAGTGCTCATTCCATCCCACCTAGAGATGCTGCTCACATAATGGAAGCAGCAGCGAGGATTATTGAGTCGGGACCTTCTCAGGTGAGTACAAAGACGAAGCTGCCTCCAGTAGGATCCTCTTCAGTCCCTTTAAGAGTCCGGGATTTGAAAGAGAAGGCTGAATCAGCACAAAAGCCATCCAAGATTTTTGAAGGTTCTCGAAGAAAAGGCGAATCCAGTGCTGTCAAGAATCTTAGGGGAAACTCGTTGAACAAGAGCTGGAACAGATCAGTTGATGCAACCCCAATAAGGGTAATGCCTGATTCGGATGACTCGTCTAATGGTGTGAATACTAAAGGAAAGTCTATTTCACTCGCCCTACAAGCAAAGGCCAATGTTCAGAAGAGAGGGGGCTTAACAGTGAATGGCAGTAGGAACATCGTCAGCCAGAAAGACTCGTGTGAGCTCAGTCCCAATCATCCCTTCAAAAGCCAGTCGGCTACACAGAAGAGTACAGCAAAGAAACAATCTGTGCAAAACGGTTCAAGTGTGCTCCAACAGAACAATCAGAAGCAAAACTGCATTGTTGATCGAGGAAAGCTGTCTTCAAAAGGGAGCTCAAAAGGAGGAAAAACACTCGGTGGAGAATCTTCCTCCACTAGGCAACGGCATTCTAGCAAAGTCTCCAGCAACTCTAGAGTTAATGCGAGGAAGTTGAGCTCAGAGGTTAAAGATGACAAACGAGAAGCCTTGTCTTCTTGCAAAGAAAGAGTTACTAGCAAGAAACGGTCTGTAGATGGGAGTTACCACTCGGGGAAAAATCAAGCTGTTCAAGACTTGCAGATGGATAGAAGTGGGAAAGGCATTCAGTCTAGGGATAGTACTACAGATAGGCAGAGTAGTTGGGATCAAGATATTGGAGGGACTGGAACAGATGTCGTTTCTTTTACTTTCACGTCTCCAATGGCACGATTGGGATCTGATTCTGTGAGGCCCGGAGAGGTTGGGGAAACTTGTACTATATTGTCAGCAGGCTTTCAAAGTAAGAGTGTTTCGAGAATTTCTTTCCGTGGACATAATGTTAAGGGCGGTGATGCATTAAACACTCTTTTGGAGCAAAAACTAAAAGAATTGGCTGATAAGGTAGAATTCTCCCAACAAAAATCCGTAATGGATTCTAATGATATGGTGCCTAGTCTCGAGGCCTCAACGAGCTCAAGCATGCCAGAATCATGTAAAGCCAAAGATGGGATGCACACAGTTAATGCT GTGGGGCTAGAAGAAACCAGCACAAGCGATGGCAACATATCTCGAGCCAGAAAGTTACTTGACCGCCGGCATCCTAGTCCAGTTTCAGTTCTTGAAAAATCTTCTTTTACAGACAGTTGCACTTCGTCGGAGACTGTAGACAGTAATAGCAGTGGAG GCAGCAAGCAGTTGTCATCAATCCAAACTATGGAAGTGCTTGATTCTTATTCCTTGAAGACGTATCTTGCAGTCGAACCAGATGCTGAGTTAGCAGACTCGGCTTCATCAACTTCGATTGGAACTGTGCCAAAGAGGCGTGTAACTGTTTTCACCTCAGCTGACAACGCGAATCCTAGAAGGTGGGAATTCGAGTATGTGAAGGAGATGCTATCCAATATAGAGCTGATGTTCAATGACTATGCCGTAGGCAGAACTCAAGGCATTGTGAGCCCTCATCTTTTTGATAAGCTCTCGAGCAACGGTGGAGACATTCTTATGATAGACCAAAGACTCCTGTTTGACTGTGTTAGTGAATGCTTAGACGTGAGGTGCAGACACTATGCTGGCGGGGGATGCAGATCGTTGGCTAAGGGTCTATCGTTGGTTAGACGACAGGAGATACTCGCTCAAGAAGTATACAGAGAGATCTCGGGTTGGAATGCAAACATTGGAGACTCCATGATTGATGAACTTGTAGATAAGGACATGAGCAATCAACATGGCAGATGGCTCGACTTTGATGTCGAAGCATTTGAACTCGGGGCACAGATTCAGACCCGCATTCTTAATTCTTTGATAGATGAAGTGGTAACTGATATATTGATACTTTAA